In Blautia sp. SC05B48, a single genomic region encodes these proteins:
- a CDS encoding DUF362 domain-containing protein, whose translation MDKNQIFITSGTEYKRMTKELLEKADLQSHIGDRKKKIGIKPNLVSPSEASWGATTHPEVVAGIIEYLKEHGFRDMVMLEGSWVGDKTGEAFETCGFDRLEEEYQVPFWDMQKDKGVSVDCGGMELNVCERVKELDFLINVPVLKGHCQTKITCALKNMKGLIPNKEKRRFHSLGLHKPIAHLNMGIQQDFIVVDNICGDLDFEDGGNPVVMNRVMAACDPVLVDAYVCQMMHYEVAEVPYVKLAGELGVGCSDISKADVRFLEDGADQRMPVSRKVVELADAVEEVESCSACYGYLIPALEMLKEEGLFEKLDEKICIGQGYRGKTGVLGVGHCTCKFQNYVEGCPPLERDIYEFLKGYIGERTPGK comes from the coding sequence ATGGATAAAAATCAGATTTTTATTACCAGTGGCACGGAATATAAAAGAATGACAAAGGAGCTTCTGGAAAAAGCGGATCTTCAGTCCCATATCGGAGACAGAAAGAAAAAGATCGGAATCAAGCCGAATCTGGTTTCTCCTTCAGAGGCTTCCTGGGGCGCAACGACTCATCCGGAAGTGGTTGCAGGAATTATTGAGTATTTGAAGGAGCATGGCTTCCGGGATATGGTGATGCTGGAGGGATCCTGGGTAGGAGATAAGACAGGGGAGGCCTTTGAGACCTGTGGCTTTGACAGACTTGAGGAAGAGTATCAGGTGCCGTTCTGGGATATGCAGAAGGATAAAGGTGTTTCTGTGGACTGTGGCGGCATGGAGCTGAATGTCTGTGAGCGGGTAAAGGAGCTTGATTTTCTGATTAATGTGCCGGTTCTGAAAGGCCATTGTCAGACAAAGATCACTTGTGCCCTTAAGAATATGAAGGGGTTGATCCCAAATAAGGAAAAGAGACGTTTTCATTCTCTGGGGCTTCATAAACCCATTGCTCATCTGAATATGGGGATACAGCAGGACTTTATTGTTGTGGATAATATCTGCGGGGATCTGGATTTTGAAGATGGCGGAAATCCTGTCGTGATGAACCGTGTAATGGCTGCCTGTGATCCGGTTCTCGTGGACGCGTATGTGTGTCAGATGATGCATTATGAGGTAGCTGAGGTTCCCTATGTGAAGCTGGCAGGTGAGCTTGGCGTGGGCTGTTCAGATATTTCAAAGGCAGATGTCAGATTTCTGGAGGATGGTGCGGATCAGAGGATGCCGGTATCCAGAAAGGTTGTGGAGCTTGCGGATGCCGTGGAGGAAGTGGAATCCTGCAGTGCCTGCTACGGGTATCTGATCCCGGCATTGGAGATGCTGAAGGAAGAGGGGCTTTTTGAGAAGCTGGATGAAAAAATCTGCATCGGGCAGGGGTATCGTGGTAAGACGGGTGTGCTTGGTGTGGGACACTGTACCTGTAAGTTTCAGAATTATGTGGAAGGGTGTCCGCCGCTGGAGAGGGATATATATGAGTTTTTGAAAGGGTATATTGGCGAACGGACGCCGGGGAAGTGA
- a CDS encoding cytidylate kinase-like family protein, whose amino-acid sequence MEKRIITINRMFGSNGRLIGKTLAENLDIGFYDKELIDMAAKKNNIPFDTLAKVDEKKASQWVFPVDSELQFTDNFSFVPMNDVLYDLQRKIILSLPQREDCVIVGRCATNILKDKSLKIFIHAPFEERVQNVIRRTGREEASARKLVKKMDKERKAYYEYFTDSKWLDMTQYDLCIDSSRFSMEQIVEIVKRCL is encoded by the coding sequence ATGGAAAAACGTATTATCACCATCAATCGTATGTTTGGAAGCAACGGACGCCTTATCGGCAAGACTCTGGCTGAAAACCTGGACATCGGTTTTTATGATAAAGAACTGATCGACATGGCTGCCAAGAAAAACAATATCCCCTTCGACACCCTGGCAAAGGTAGACGAGAAAAAGGCCAGTCAGTGGGTATTTCCCGTTGACAGCGAACTGCAGTTTACAGATAATTTCTCCTTTGTACCAATGAATGATGTTCTCTATGATCTTCAGAGAAAGATCATTCTTTCCCTTCCGCAGAGAGAGGACTGCGTAATTGTCGGCCGCTGTGCGACCAATATCCTGAAGGATAAATCACTTAAAATTTTTATCCATGCTCCTTTTGAGGAAAGAGTCCAGAATGTGATACGCCGTACCGGCAGAGAAGAAGCCAGCGCACGGAAGCTGGTCAAAAAAATGGATAAAGAGAGAAAGGCTTACTATGAATACTTTACAGACAGCAAATGGCTGGATATGACACAGTATGATCTCTGTATTGACAGCAGCCGGTTTTCTATGGAGCAGATTGTTGAGATTGTAAAGAGATGTCTTTAG
- a CDS encoding M28 family peptidase, protein MTVNLNIVEKCVSCLNIKESYDLARRMEQEKTNPVLGYRTAGSLAERKTGDMLLEEMKKAGLTQVEKDKIRVDAWEFKKAVMRCHDREGTCREIQLGAYQTDFKTNGFQRFDLVYLGKGTADEYKNIDVKGKLVLIEINQREEWWINYPVYQAHLKGAAALIAVQSRGYAQIDDTALNAQDIAGPSCAPAFSMSRADFLMIRRLMEEKNENGNRVPELSVEFDADTEVIKDQYTYNIVGKIPGTDSDSMILLSAHYDSYFEGFQDDNAAVAMIIGIARALIRGGYKPRHTIVVCALAAEEWGISDTKYDWSTGAYRQVFEARPEWQGRVIADLNFELPAHAHSTRDAVRCTYEYADFVRSFVDTVQMPEGIYPEGMTTLYPIETWSDDFTMAISGIPSMVNDFSGGPFMENYYHSQYDNQDVYEEEVYRFHHEFYLKLLLAIDSLALPPMDFSRVLDQSIKTLDLDLCMQTGVDSILLLKKTEEAKKAAAILAEQVRRFNSLPEEKRDWKKADAITEKLLGVFRKSQDYLVRLDWDDNVIFPQQAVQNNLYALKKAMGYLEKGEIAPALEAFYSIDNNCYAFQFEREVFYHFTEYILKQSPDRLMWGKGRIIHHENLYDLVERLKEKKPGDSLEAEKQTLREAWERQKHYYEDDIEYLIRAVEKLRNLICEVSDMFEKRTE, encoded by the coding sequence ATGACAGTAAATTTGAACATCGTAGAGAAATGTGTTTCATGCCTGAATATAAAAGAATCTTATGATCTGGCCAGGCGCATGGAACAGGAAAAAACAAATCCGGTTCTGGGATATCGTACAGCAGGCTCCCTGGCAGAGCGAAAAACCGGAGATATGCTTTTGGAAGAAATGAAAAAAGCCGGTCTCACCCAGGTAGAAAAAGATAAGATCCGTGTGGATGCATGGGAATTTAAGAAAGCGGTGATGCGCTGCCATGACAGAGAGGGAACCTGCCGGGAGATCCAGCTTGGCGCATATCAGACAGATTTTAAGACCAATGGCTTTCAGAGGTTTGATCTTGTATATCTTGGAAAAGGTACAGCTGACGAATATAAGAATATCGATGTGAAAGGAAAGCTGGTTCTTATTGAGATCAATCAGAGAGAAGAATGGTGGATCAACTACCCGGTGTATCAGGCACACCTGAAGGGTGCAGCGGCTTTGATCGCCGTACAGAGCAGGGGATATGCACAGATCGATGATACGGCTCTGAATGCACAGGATATCGCAGGACCTTCCTGTGCGCCTGCATTTTCCATGTCACGGGCAGATTTTCTTATGATCCGCCGGCTGATGGAAGAGAAAAATGAGAATGGGAATCGTGTTCCGGAGCTTTCCGTGGAATTTGATGCGGACACAGAGGTGATCAAAGACCAGTATACCTACAATATCGTTGGCAAAATCCCGGGAACTGATTCGGATTCCATGATCCTGTTAAGCGCTCACTATGATTCCTATTTTGAAGGATTTCAGGACGATAATGCGGCAGTGGCCATGATCATTGGAATTGCCAGGGCGCTGATCCGTGGTGGCTACAAACCTCGCCATACTATTGTGGTATGTGCTCTTGCAGCAGAAGAATGGGGGATTTCCGACACAAAATATGACTGGTCCACAGGTGCTTACCGCCAGGTGTTTGAGGCAAGACCGGAGTGGCAGGGTCGCGTGATCGCAGATTTGAATTTTGAGCTTCCGGCTCATGCACACAGTACCAGAGATGCAGTACGGTGTACCTATGAGTATGCGGATTTTGTGCGCAGCTTCGTGGATACTGTGCAGATGCCGGAGGGGATTTATCCGGAGGGCATGACCACGTTGTATCCCATTGAAACCTGGTCTGATGATTTTACCATGGCTATTTCCGGGATCCCGTCCATGGTCAATGATTTCAGCGGTGGCCCGTTTATGGAAAATTATTATCATTCCCAGTATGATAACCAGGATGTTTATGAGGAAGAGGTATACAGATTCCATCATGAATTTTATCTGAAACTTCTTCTGGCTATTGACAGCCTTGCTTTGCCGCCAATGGATTTCAGTCGGGTACTGGACCAAAGTATTAAGACCCTGGATCTGGATCTGTGTATGCAGACCGGCGTCGACAGTATACTTCTTCTGAAAAAAACAGAAGAGGCAAAAAAAGCGGCTGCCATCCTTGCAGAGCAGGTACGGCGCTTCAACAGCCTTCCGGAAGAAAAACGTGACTGGAAAAAAGCCGATGCCATTACCGAAAAGCTTCTCGGTGTATTCCGAAAATCTCAGGATTATCTGGTACGTCTGGACTGGGATGATAATGTGATCTTTCCGCAGCAGGCAGTGCAGAATAATCTTTATGCACTGAAGAAAGCTATGGGATATCTGGAAAAGGGAGAGATCGCACCTGCGCTGGAGGCCTTTTACAGTATTGACAACAACTGTTATGCCTTTCAGTTTGAGCGGGAAGTCTTTTATCATTTTACAGAATATATCCTGAAGCAGTCCCCGGATCGCCTGATGTGGGGAAAGGGCAGGATCATCCACCATGAGAATCTTTATGATCTTGTGGAAAGGCTGAAGGAAAAGAAGCCGGGTGACAGCCTGGAGGCGGAAAAGCAGACCCTGAGGGAAGCCTGGGAAAGACAGAAGCATTATTATGAGGATGATATTGAATATCTGATCCGTGCAGTGGAAAAACTCAGGAATCTGATCTGTGAGGTCAGTGATATGTTTGAAAAAAGAACAGAATAA
- a CDS encoding GNAT family N-acetyltransferase, with the protein MESHNLYRVKEEDLDKLIRILTVCFSEDPLYHALIPDRDTRERLMPELFTCDLTEFFETCEIYADSSELNSILVVSDGTEHEAALHNLMVDFFALLKTDGYLIKEDPSLATLRKFIQGKDYLNSSWTSQLHTAERLHVIYLAVAPKMQHHGLAEKLMDEVIDYADRHKLMISLETHNPANVSMYEKFGFKLYGIVQKKGFDLKQYCMIKQA; encoded by the coding sequence ATGGAAAGCCATAATTTATACCGAGTGAAAGAAGAAGATCTGGACAAGCTGATCCGGATATTGACTGTATGTTTTTCGGAGGATCCTCTGTATCATGCACTGATCCCGGACAGGGATACCAGAGAACGGCTGATGCCGGAGCTTTTTACCTGTGATCTTACGGAGTTTTTTGAGACCTGCGAGATCTATGCAGACAGCAGTGAGCTGAACAGTATCCTGGTAGTATCCGACGGAACGGAGCATGAAGCAGCCTTACATAATCTGATGGTAGATTTTTTTGCCCTTCTGAAAACAGATGGCTATCTGATCAAGGAGGATCCAAGTCTTGCGACCCTGCGGAAATTCATCCAGGGAAAAGACTATCTGAATTCCAGCTGGACTTCCCAGCTTCATACAGCAGAAAGGCTTCATGTGATCTATCTGGCAGTGGCGCCGAAGATGCAGCATCACGGTCTTGCTGAAAAATTGATGGATGAGGTGATCGATTATGCGGACAGGCATAAGCTGATGATCTCTCTGGAAACCCATAATCCGGCAAATGTTTCCATGTATGAGAAATTCGGATTTAAATTATATGGCATTGTACAGAAAAAAGGATTTGATCTGAAGCAGTACTGCATGATCAAACAGGCATAG
- a CDS encoding IS607 family transposase: MTNYKPKDFAELLGVSVKTLQRWDREGILKANRTPTDRRYYTYDQYLQFKGINIEHDKRKVVIYARVSTKNQRDDLQDQTAFLRQFCNARGMIVDQCIEDYGSGLNYNRKKWNGLLDEVMEQKVKTIVITYKDRFIRFGYDWFERFCMKFHTTILVVNNEELSPQEELVQDIISILHVFSCRLYGLRKYKKQIEKDEEIAEELQDRDRSYRRAEDQNT; the protein is encoded by the coding sequence ATCACAAATTATAAACCAAAAGATTTTGCTGAATTATTAGGTGTTTCTGTAAAAACGCTTCAGAGATGGGACAGAGAGGGAATCTTAAAAGCAAACCGAACTCCAACAGACAGGCGTTATTACACATATGACCAGTATCTTCAATTTAAAGGTATAAATATAGAACATGATAAACGAAAAGTTGTTATTTATGCAAGAGTATCTACCAAAAACCAAAGGGATGATCTTCAAGATCAGACAGCATTTCTGCGTCAGTTCTGTAATGCCAGAGGAATGATCGTAGACCAGTGCATTGAAGACTATGGAAGCGGACTTAATTATAACCGCAAGAAATGGAATGGATTACTGGACGAAGTCATGGAGCAGAAGGTCAAAACCATAGTGATCACGTATAAAGACAGATTTATCCGTTTTGGATACGACTGGTTTGAAAGATTCTGCATGAAATTCCACACAACGATACTGGTGGTGAACAATGAAGAACTGTCACCACAGGAAGAACTTGTACAGGATATTATTTCCATCCTTCATGTGTTTTCCTGTAGATTATATGGACTTCGTAAGTATAAAAAACAGATAGAAAAGGATGAGGAGATTGCTGAAGAGCTTCAAGACAGAGATCGATCCTACAGAAGAGCAGAAGATCAAAATACATAA
- a CDS encoding RNA-guided endonuclease InsQ/TnpB family protein: protein MRRLLKSFKTEIDPTEEQKIKIHKTIGTCRYIYNFYLFHNKERYDAGERFMSGKSFSVWLNNEYLPRHPEYFWIREVSSKSVKNAIENACTAFSRFFHHQSSFPRYKKKGRSDVKMYFVKNNPKDCLCERHRIKIPTLGWVRLKEKGYIPTSKDGYVIRSGAVSVKAGRYYVSALVDIPAPEAAGNFTDGIGIDLGLKDFAVVSNGTVYRNINKTARIRKLEKQLRRAQRKLSRKYENLKKGESTQRANICKQKLKVQKLHHRIENIRTDHINKVISEIVKTKPSHITIEDLNISGMMKNRHLSKAVASQKFYEFRTKLKTKCAEYGIELRVVDRWYPSSRICHCCSCIKKDLKLSDRIYRCTCGYIEDRDLNAALNLRDAETYEVA from the coding sequence ATGAGGAGATTGCTGAAGAGCTTCAAGACAGAGATCGATCCTACAGAAGAGCAGAAGATCAAAATACATAAGACAATCGGCACATGCAGATATATTTATAATTTCTATCTGTTTCATAATAAAGAACGTTATGATGCCGGTGAAAGATTTATGAGCGGCAAGTCGTTCAGTGTATGGCTGAACAATGAATACCTTCCAAGGCATCCGGAATATTTCTGGATCAGAGAAGTCAGTTCCAAATCGGTAAAGAATGCAATCGAAAATGCCTGTACCGCTTTTTCAAGATTTTTTCATCATCAGAGTAGTTTCCCGAGATATAAGAAAAAAGGAAGATCTGATGTAAAAATGTATTTTGTAAAGAATAATCCCAAAGACTGTCTCTGTGAACGTCACAGGATCAAGATCCCAACACTTGGCTGGGTAAGGCTGAAAGAAAAAGGTTACATTCCGACCTCTAAGGATGGATATGTGATCCGAAGCGGGGCAGTTTCCGTGAAAGCAGGCAGATATTATGTGTCTGCACTTGTCGATATACCTGCTCCGGAAGCAGCTGGAAATTTCACTGATGGGATCGGAATCGATCTGGGGCTGAAAGACTTTGCAGTTGTGTCAAATGGAACTGTATACAGAAATATCAATAAAACAGCACGGATCAGAAAACTTGAGAAACAATTAAGACGGGCACAGCGAAAGCTTTCCCGTAAATATGAGAACTTAAAGAAAGGAGAGTCCACTCAAAGAGCAAATATATGCAAACAAAAGCTTAAAGTACAGAAACTTCATCATCGGATAGAAAATATCCGTACAGATCATATCAACAAGGTAATATCTGAGATAGTGAAAACCAAGCCGTCTCATATAACGATTGAGGATCTGAACATATCCGGGATGATGAAGAACCGGCATCTCTCAAAAGCAGTTGCGTCCCAGAAATTCTATGAATTCCGGACAAAATTGAAAACAAAATGTGCTGAATATGGAATCGAACTGAGGGTAGTTGACCGATGGTATCCATCTTCCAGGATCTGCCACTGCTGCAGCTGTATAAAAAAAGATCTGAAACTTTCAGACAGGATCTACAGATGCACATGTGGATATATTGAGGACAGAGATCTCAATGCAGCACTGAATCTGAGAGATGCAGAGACTTACGAAGTTGCATGA
- a CDS encoding alpha-glucosidase, with amino-acid sequence MQRKWWHDKVVYQIYPKSFYDSNGDGIGDIPGIISKLDYLKELGADILWLSPIYKSPLADQGYDIADYYSIDPRFGTMEDMDRLIAEANKREMYILMDLVVNHCSDEHEWFQEAIKDPDGKYGNFFYIRDKKDDKAPCNWRSYFGGPVWEELPGHPDKQYLHVFHKKQPDLNWENPEVREEVYKNIRWWMEKGLGGFRIDAIINIKKKLPFSDYPADRADGLCSIERMLEEAEGIGEFLGEMAEKCFHPYDAFTVGEVFNEKEDEIKDFIGENGYFSSMFDFEETCYGKSEDGWYASKPYLTPEEYKKCIFHTQKRIGDTGMISNIIENHDEPRGVCHYISPEDRCPDSRKLLAGVYFLLKGIPFIYQGQEIGMENMEFTSMDQIDDISTIDEYQVALRAGCSEKEALDAASAFSRDNARTPVQWSAEKNAGFSKGEPWLGVNPNYKEINIESQLTDSDSLLSFYKKLTALRKAPEYKETLVYGTFAPYQEEQKNLIAYTRNGEKNLLILGNMQAQSQKVSLPGEVKKVLLNNQKAVEITEKEIVLKPYQFIVLETAD; translated from the coding sequence ATGCAACGAAAATGGTGGCATGACAAGGTGGTATATCAGATATACCCCAAGAGCTTTTATGATTCTAACGGAGACGGGATCGGAGACATCCCGGGAATCATCAGCAAGCTTGATTATCTGAAGGAACTGGGAGCAGATATCCTCTGGCTTTCCCCGATCTATAAATCTCCGCTTGCAGACCAGGGATATGACATCGCAGATTATTATTCTATTGATCCTAGGTTTGGGACCATGGAGGATATGGATCGTCTGATCGCAGAAGCAAACAAAAGAGAAATGTACATCCTTATGGATCTGGTGGTGAATCACTGCTCCGATGAGCATGAGTGGTTTCAGGAGGCCATTAAGGATCCGGACGGAAAGTATGGAAATTTCTTTTATATCCGGGACAAAAAGGATGACAAGGCTCCCTGCAACTGGAGAAGCTATTTCGGTGGCCCGGTATGGGAAGAGCTTCCGGGACATCCGGATAAACAGTATCTCCATGTATTCCACAAAAAGCAGCCGGATCTCAACTGGGAGAATCCTGAAGTAAGAGAGGAAGTCTACAAAAACATCCGCTGGTGGATGGAAAAGGGGCTTGGAGGATTCCGTATTGATGCCATTATCAATATCAAGAAGAAGCTTCCATTTTCTGATTATCCTGCCGATCGTGCAGACGGGCTCTGCAGCATCGAGAGGATGCTGGAGGAGGCAGAGGGGATTGGAGAATTCCTGGGAGAGATGGCTGAGAAGTGCTTTCATCCCTATGATGCTTTTACTGTAGGAGAGGTATTCAATGAGAAGGAAGATGAGATCAAAGATTTTATCGGAGAAAACGGATACTTTTCATCCATGTTTGATTTTGAGGAAACCTGTTACGGAAAGAGCGAGGATGGCTGGTATGCATCCAAACCGTACCTGACTCCGGAAGAGTACAAGAAGTGTATTTTCCATACTCAGAAAAGGATCGGGGATACTGGTATGATCTCCAACATTATTGAGAATCATGATGAGCCAAGAGGTGTCTGTCACTATATTTCTCCGGAAGACCGCTGTCCGGATTCAAGGAAGCTCCTGGCAGGTGTTTATTTCCTGCTGAAGGGAATTCCGTTTATTTATCAGGGGCAGGAGATCGGTATGGAAAATATGGAGTTTACTTCTATGGACCAGATCGATGACATCAGTACCATCGATGAATACCAGGTAGCGCTCCGTGCCGGATGCAGTGAAAAAGAAGCGCTTGATGCTGCTTCCGCATTTTCCAGAGACAATGCCAGAACTCCGGTACAGTGGAGCGCAGAGAAAAATGCGGGATTTTCAAAAGGAGAGCCGTGGCTTGGGGTTAATCCGAATTATAAGGAGATCAATATAGAGTCCCAGTTAACGGACAGTGACTCCCTCCTTTCTTTCTACAAAAAGCTGACTGCACTGAGAAAAGCTCCGGAATATAAAGAAACGCTTGTATACGGAACATTCGCTCCATATCAGGAAGAACAGAAGAATCTGATCGCATATACAAGAAATGGTGAGAAAAATCTTCTGATCCTGGGAAATATGCAGGCACAGTCACAGAAGGTATCTTTGCCGGGAGAAGTGAAAAAGGTGCTTCTGAATAATCAGAAAGCTGTGGAGATCACAGAAAAGGAGATTGTTTTGAAACCGTATCAGTTTATCGTTCTGGAGACAGCTGACTAA
- a CDS encoding FAD binding domain-containing protein produces the protein MLKIKNYVKAESLEQAYELNQKRTACVLGGMVWLKMGNRNIMTAIDLSGLGLDTITETEEAFVIGCMTPLHALETHKELNAYTNGAIRESVRHIVGVQFRNCATVGGSIFGRFGFSDVLTMFLALDTWVELYNGGTIPLAQFASMEKDNDILVNIIVKKQPLNSVYLSQRNNSTDFPVLTCAAALIDGKARTVIGARPGKAMIVEDEEGILKDFVQMNVQQKKDAAASFAAYAAEHVPTDKNMRASKEYRSLLVKVLTRRAWEEIGGRAE, from the coding sequence ATGCTGAAGATAAAGAATTATGTAAAGGCAGAAAGCCTTGAACAGGCATATGAACTGAACCAGAAAAGAACAGCCTGTGTGCTGGGCGGTATGGTCTGGCTGAAAATGGGAAACCGGAACATCATGACAGCCATTGATCTGTCAGGTCTTGGGCTGGATACTATTACAGAAACAGAAGAAGCATTTGTGATCGGCTGCATGACACCACTTCATGCGCTGGAAACCCATAAAGAGCTGAATGCCTATACAAACGGTGCTATCCGGGAAAGTGTACGGCACATTGTGGGTGTGCAGTTTCGAAACTGTGCCACAGTGGGCGGAAGTATTTTCGGAAGATTCGGGTTTTCCGATGTACTGACCATGTTTCTGGCACTGGATACCTGGGTGGAGCTGTATAATGGCGGAACCATTCCGCTGGCACAGTTTGCATCCATGGAAAAGGATAACGATATCCTGGTAAATATCATTGTAAAAAAACAGCCGCTGAACAGTGTGTACTTAAGTCAGCGGAACAATTCCACAGATTTTCCTGTGCTCACCTGTGCGGCCGCTCTTATTGACGGAAAAGCAAGAACTGTCATTGGGGCCAGACCCGGAAAAGCAATGATCGTGGAAGATGAAGAGGGAATTTTAAAAGATTTTGTACAGATGAATGTACAGCAGAAAAAGGATGCAGCAGCTTCTTTTGCTGCATATGCAGCGGAACATGTTCCTACAGACAAGAACATGCGTGCTTCAAAAGAATACAGGAGTCTTCTTGTGAAAGTCCTCACGAGAAGAGCCTGGGAAGAGATCGGAGGGAGAGCAGAATGA
- a CDS encoding (2Fe-2S)-binding protein, protein MNITFWLNGVKRQAEVRPDELLLDFLRKNSCYSVKRGCETANCGLCTVLMDERPVLSCSMLAARADGKRIVTLEGMQEEAKEFGAFMANEGAEQCGFCNPGFIMNVFAMLKELEDPTEEDILEYLSGNLCRCSGFVGQTRSILKFLDYKKGQEEGK, encoded by the coding sequence ATGAATATCACTTTCTGGCTGAATGGTGTAAAACGGCAGGCAGAGGTACGTCCGGATGAACTGCTTCTGGATTTCCTGCGGAAAAACAGCTGTTACAGCGTAAAACGTGGCTGTGAGACTGCAAACTGTGGTCTCTGTACTGTGCTGATGGATGAACGTCCGGTACTGTCCTGCTCCATGCTGGCTGCCCGCGCAGACGGGAAACGGATCGTGACTCTGGAGGGAATGCAGGAGGAAGCAAAGGAATTCGGAGCTTTTATGGCAAATGAGGGAGCAGAGCAGTGCGGTTTCTGCAATCCGGGATTTATCATGAATGTATTTGCCATGTTAAAGGAACTGGAAGATCCCACAGAAGAGGATATCCTGGAGTATCTTTCCGGAAATCTGTGCCGTTGCTCGGGATTTGTGGGACAGACCAGAAGTATCCTGAAATTTCTTGACTATAAAAAAGGACAGGAGGAAGGAAAATGA